TTCAAAAACGCTTCACAATTACCGAAGATCAAGGTCAATTTTCCGATTGGAAAATATAAAAACCCCGTTATTTCTAACGAGGTTTATAAACTTAACGGCGTTTCTTAGCCTTTCGCTTTTTAAGAGCTTTTTCGGTCTTCATCCGTAACTGTTCTAATTTTTTAGCCACGAGCTTCAAATCATCTTTCTCAGCTTTATCCGTGAATAAAACACCATCAAGGTGATCGATTTCATGCTGCATACAGCGAGAGGTTAAACCGCCAAAATCAGCTTCGATAATTTCGCCCTCCAGTGTTTGCGCTTTTAGAACAATGTTGCTAGGGCGAACCACTGCGGCATTAATTTGAGGTATAGATAAACAGCCTTCTTCAAAAGATATATCTTCGCCCGAAGTAGAAATAATTTCTGGATTGATGAGAGCCAAAGGCATTTTAGGGCAAAGCAATTTCTCCCCATCACTGCCATATGTCTCATCTTCAAAATGAGTGTCAATAACAAAAACTCGCAAGCTCCTACCTACTTGAGGAGCTGCTAAGCCAATGCCATTCTCTTCGTACATGGTATCAACCATTTCTTCCACAAGCTCACGGATCTCATCGTTAATTTCAGAAATCGGCTCAGCAACTTTTCTGAGCACCGGATTTCCAAATTTTTTAACATCAAGAATATGGCTTCCTGAAGACATGATTAACGATACTCCTTCATGGACTGAGGATTCACTACTTTAAACTCTTCCACGTGTAAGCTATCATCCGCACGGAAAGATAAATTACCACCAAGAGACTTCTCCATATTCCTAAGAATACGGGCATCCTCATCACGTAGACGATGTAAAATATCAGGGTGACAAATCACGCGCACTTCAATTTTCTCTTTTGTTCTCTTTAATAAAGCTTGAAGCTTTCTCTGAATTTCAACTGACACGGAAACCATCGACTTAACCACACCTTTACCCTCACAATTCGAACAAGGTGTGTAGAGAGAATCTTTAAGAGACTGGTGTTCGCGCTGACGAGTCATCTCCAAGAGACCAAGCTGAGAAATAGGCGAGATCTTAGTCTTAGCCTTATCGTGCTGAACAGCTTTTTTGAGTGAGCGATAAACCTGCATCTGATCCTTTTTGGAACGCATATCAATGAAGTCGATTACAACCAAACCACCAATATCACGCAAACGCAATTGACGTGCAATAGCTTCGGCTGCCTCAAGGTTGGTCATCAAAATTGTCTCAGGATGATCTTTACCTTGACGAGCTTTACCTGAGTTAATATCAATGGCGATTAGAGCTTCGGTCTCATCAATACAGATGTAGCCACCAGAAGGTAAACTCACTTGACGTTCAAAAATTGAGTCAATTTGCTTAGCGATACCGAAGTGCTGAAATAAAGGCTTGTGCTTATTGTGATGCTTTAGCTTACCTATATTCACATCAGAAATTTTGACAATTGTCTTTCTG
The sequence above is a segment of the Lentisphaera araneosa HTCC2155 genome. Coding sequences within it:
- the def gene encoding peptide deformylase; this encodes MSSGSHILDVKKFGNPVLRKVAEPISEINDEIRELVEEMVDTMYEENGIGLAAPQVGRSLRVFVIDTHFEDETYGSDGEKLLCPKMPLALINPEIISTSGEDISFEEGCLSIPQINAAVVRPSNIVLKAQTLEGEIIEADFGGLTSRCMQHEIDHLDGVLFTDKAEKDDLKLVAKKLEQLRMKTEKALKKRKAKKRR